The Alphaproteobacteria bacterium genome includes a window with the following:
- a CDS encoding CNNM domain-containing protein, giving the protein MELMIWISGIGAIFLFLLASFLSATETSLGAFSRPRIHRLSQKGNAKAKIIEELSQKMNHVLGTVLIGNNATNTLATSLATSVFIQLFDEKGVILSSICLALFIIIFLEVLPKTYAINHPENFVLKIGSFLKVFIKILSPLMYLVQIISEKCLGLLGVKTDKGDGWSSSLEELRSVIDLHGKERLKKESSMLHSILDLASVTVEEIMVHRSDVEMIHLDASMDKVYEQIVASRYSRLPLWEKESENIVGVLHTKTFLKEYSKLKGRKKAVDLRKIVDRPWFVPGVTPLLHQMHAFRDQRTHLALVVDEYGSFSGIVTLEDILEEIVGQIDDEYDLENVHIRPAKNGCFWVDGIVTIRDFNRHFGLELPDEEAATIGGLLIYESQDIPKVGQTYLFYDVEFKILRREDNQITLVKIKFPAAQEG; this is encoded by the coding sequence GATTTCTGGAATTGGGGCCATATTTTTATTTCTGCTGGCGTCTTTTCTTTCTGCAACTGAAACGTCTTTGGGGGCTTTCTCCCGGCCACGCATTCATAGACTTTCCCAAAAGGGGAACGCTAAAGCTAAAATAATTGAAGAGCTGTCCCAAAAAATGAACCATGTCTTGGGCACGGTTCTGATTGGGAACAATGCCACCAATACGCTGGCTACTTCCTTGGCCACAAGTGTCTTTATTCAGTTGTTTGATGAAAAAGGCGTGATTTTATCCAGTATCTGTTTAGCCCTATTCATCATTATTTTTTTAGAGGTTTTACCGAAAACCTATGCCATTAACCATCCTGAAAACTTTGTTTTGAAAATAGGCTCTTTTCTGAAGGTTTTTATAAAAATTCTAAGCCCTCTTATGTATCTGGTTCAGATTATTTCTGAAAAATGCTTAGGCCTGCTGGGGGTGAAAACGGACAAGGGGGATGGATGGTCTTCTTCTCTTGAAGAACTTCGCAGTGTGATTGATTTGCATGGAAAAGAACGCTTAAAAAAAGAAAGCTCTATGTTGCATAGCATTCTAGATCTGGCCTCTGTAACTGTGGAAGAAATTATGGTGCATCGATCTGATGTTGAAATGATTCACCTGGATGCCAGCATGGACAAGGTCTATGAACAGATTGTGGCCAGTCGCTATAGCCGGCTTCCCTTGTGGGAAAAGGAATCTGAAAATATTGTGGGCGTATTGCACACCAAAACTTTTCTGAAGGAATATTCAAAACTAAAAGGCAGGAAAAAAGCGGTTGATCTGCGTAAAATAGTAGACCGCCCCTGGTTTGTGCCGGGTGTTACGCCCTTGCTTCATCAGATGCACGCTTTCCGCGATCAACGAACCCATTTGGCTTTGGTGGTTGATGAATACGGTAGCTTTTCAGGCATTGTGACGCTAGAAGATATTCTGGAAGAAATTGTGGGGCAAATTGATGACGAATATGACTTGGAAAATGTACACATTCGACCCGCCAAGAACGGATGTTTTTGGGTAGACGGTATTGTGACTATTCGTGACTTTAACCGCCACTTTGGGCTAGAGTTGCCTGATGAAGAAGCCGCCACCATCGGGGGGCTTTTGATTTATGAGAGCCAAGATATTCCTAAAGTAGGGCAGACTTATCTTTTTTACGACGTTGAATTTAAAATTTTACGCCGGGAAGATAATCAGATTACTTTGGTGAAGATTAAGTTTCCGGCAGCTCAAGAGGGGTAA